One Argentina anserina chromosome 6, drPotAnse1.1, whole genome shotgun sequence genomic window, TAGACACTTATACTTATAGTAGGTCAACAGGTGTCCTCCAGAATTGGTTGAGGTATATATGCCACAAGAATCCAATTTACAGATGTTTAGCCTAATTTACTTTCTAAAAGATACAAAAGCTGAGATGCCAGAATCTAGAATGCAAACAACTACTTTGTTACACTCTTACATAGTAAAATATCCATCGTCTGTGACAAAACCACAGGAGGCACTAACCAAGCAGTCAACATGCAAAACAACATGCCTTCATGCATTAATAACTGAAATTACCAGTACACATTCACACAAAATCCCTACGACtcagaatgaaagaaaaacgGAAGCCGCTTCCCATTCAGAGCTGCTTCACTAAAGAAATCATGCAGTTGCAAAGCTTCTCTTGGCTGATCTTTCATAACTAATATTTGACTTTCACATAAGAGGGATCATTATCATTTAACCCTTCCTCTCCGGAGAGTCTATCTGTAGAAAGAGATACGATACTGACTTGCCTCTGGATTCTCGATGCATTGCTTCCTAACTAGGAATGCCAAATAAAAGAACTACCCAGCCACTAGCTACTACAATAGGATAGGCCTGATATATTCCTGATGAggaaagaacaaagaaaagaacaggGAGCTCAGACTTACTAAACTAAGAGTGAATCCAGGTAGCAAGGCTACAGACCAAACCTGAGAGagagacacacacacacatgatAAGGGCATCTTGGTATCATAGGCCATGGTGACAACTCCCCTTACTAGAAAGGAACAGGAAAGGATGCTATTGGTGCTATCAGTACTGATCTCATTATCATCAGGGTTTAGGGCATCTCGGTATGGGTTTGGTGATTTAAGGCCCTGGTCACAGCTCCCCTAACTAGTTGGGAAAAGGAAAGGATGCTACTGGTACTATCCGTACCGTTCTGGTTGTTCATCAGAAAATAGTTTCTTCAGCTAAAAGCGGTAGTCTGTCTCTACTGCTATTGGAATCACTTTCCGGGTATGCTCCTTATTTTACTGATGCTTATAGATCAATTTATAAGTCAAACGAAAAAGGAAATAGGTTTGATCAGATCCACCCCAATAACAGCATTCCTTTCTATTACGCCTAAACTTTCTATTCTGCTAATATTACACATGTTTCTATCTACTGTTCCTATGGTATTCCATTGCAACAAATCTTTTATGCAGCATTATTTCTACATTTTAGCCGCCATGGCCTAGACAAAAGTAGAATGACTTCCACATCATAGTTCAATTGGACATCCAGTGATCTGACCTACAAGCAGGTTTCAATCAACTGAAGGTTTTACTCCCTGCTGTTCCAATGCATGTCATCATTTTCTCAAACATTATATTTACTGATCACCTAATAAGTATAAAAAGCAAAGAAGTTATATGCAACTTATTTCAGCAAAAGTTTGCACCCTCGGCCAAGATGTGCCAAAATGAATACTCAATTGACTCACTTGAAAAGCCCAATTAATGGTTAGAACATTTTTACCAGTAACATAAAGAGCTTGCTAAAGACTTCAACAAAGTGGATCAAGCTGACCCTTGACAAGTAAAAATACATGAAAGACTCGCCAGTCGCCATCAACTAGCTGCTATAAATGATCGGATCTAATGGAATCTCATAAGCTAACCAAcaaattattgtttttataGAAAGATTTGTAACCGACCAGCTTCTAATCCTTCCTTTTGCCTAATTGATCTAATTTACATTACGCGGGGATTCTACAGGTGTTCCAATGGTTTGAAAATCTTAAGAAACATTTTACAGATGAATAAAGATTAATTTTACTTTAACGAATACAAGGATATAGAAGCGGATTCCAAAAGCAAAACGGCTATCCTCTTATTTCACAAGCAAAAAGATGGACTATCCACATGTgataaaaacataacaaagatCATAAAGACAACAACGAGTTGAGAGGCCGTTAACCTTTTTATCCACATAAAACTAGTTGCTTTTGTTTGTTGGAACATTACTGGAAATATGGGCTCCACAACCTACAAAGGTCTGAATGAGTAATCTTAAGAATATCGTAGCAATGTTTTGCATCAAAACATTTAGGCTGTTTAATAAAGAattctatttctttttctcaatTACACATTTGATTGAACTACGCATACCTCATCATTTCAGACTGCCATATTCAGCACTGCTTCACAAACATATGCTTACTTTTCCACTTATGAGCAGGATAAACCTGTGGAAGAACAAGAATGAACTCAGAAACTCAAAAGCATCTAAACCAAATTCTAAACAATAGATTTCACTGCATTTCAACCCATTGTTACTCCTTGCTATATGATATCGATATCCACTAGAATGGCAACCTAAGACAAATTAACATTGTCTAACAAAAGACTGAAACCATGATAGGACGCCATCAAAGTGTGAAAAAACCAAGTCCTATTAATCAAGCCTAAACCAAAAGATCATTATCCACCAAGTAAcaacaaaactaaaaaatcTTCAGATTGCAGAGAGCATCTGCTCGAGCTCCTTGTCGAAACTGTCGTCCTCTCCCTCCTCTTCTCCCTGCTGCCTCTGCTCCTCCTCTCCATACATTTTCCGACTCAACCCCGTCTCCCGATAAAACACTCCCCTCTGCTCATCCCACTCCTTGACAATCTTCCCCAACACATCCCCAACCAACTCCTTCCCTCCTCCCTCAGCCCCCTTCATCTCCTCATCCCCACCCTCCTCCGCCGCAACCCTCTTCAACTCCGCATACTCCCCACACATCTGCCTCACCTTCCCCAAATCAACCTCCACCCCCAAATCCATGTGACTAAACTCCTCAATCCTCCCATCCCCAAACAGCTTCTCACACGCCGTCCGAATCCTCGCGTTCTCCAGCTCCCTCAGCTGATCCACCTTCCCCTTCAGCCCCTCGTTCGTCTCCACGCACCCGAACAGAAACACCTTCTTCTCCAGCATCCGTTTCACCACCGCGCTCGCGGCCGCCACGCGCTCAGCCTTCGCGTCCGCCACGAGGTTCCGGAGCTTCTTGAGCTCTTCCAGAGATAGGTAGATTTTGAAAGGCGGCTTGAAGGGCTGAGTCTCATAGAGGCAGTAGAGGCAGTAGAGGCCGCCGAGTCTGCGTGACAAGGAATCTGAAGAGACTAGATGCCCGATTGAGTGGGAGTAGAGGGACTGCATGAAGAGGGCGAGGGAGTTAATGCAAGTGGGACGGGCGTTGTAGATGTAGGAGAACTTTTTGGAGAGCCATACTTGCTTCATGTCAGCGAAGCGAGTTGAAGCGGCGGCGGAAAATTGGGATATGAGGTCGTCGATGTCACGTTTCATCGGAGCCAAATCCATTATCCGGGTTTGTAATGCAGGAATGCCAAAATTCCGTAAGATATGCTTCTCTTCTGCAGCAATTCACAACTGTAAATGAAAAGCCAAAGTTATTGTtaatctctactactataatTGGAAGCGTTTTTTTAGTGTCAATGGTTTCACTGTTCTTCTGTAATGTAATTGTAATATTCTGAATTTTCGAGTTTAATTCGTATAATTCTTATAGATTATTAAGTTTAATAATTGGAgtaaaatcacattttttaCGCCTTCTTGTTCAGGTGACACGAAACTGATTTCAGAAATTAAATtcaaaaacgttacgttttctgtgGCTCGAGAGTCGATTTTTATTTCGTCACTCATCtttgaaaacttccttcatgaaagttatagagctcgtcgatacgagttcgtggacacgtgtCAGACCTTAATCAGATGTCagtatgtaaaagttattattaACGAAAGttggttttcgattttaaaaTGCTAtaaaatgacttttttttttgaaaactgtccaaaaaaaaacataaaatttcccgagcttctctctcctctcccccgACCCTCACTCCGTCGCCGATTTCATCACCGGAGATCTCCCTCCTCTGGCCACTGTGCACGACACCACCGGTGTCTTTGTGACCGCACGGCAGAGCCACGTCGATCTGTGGTAGTGGCGAACCACCTCGAGCCGTATCTCAGCCACCTCCGTGAGGGAGCACTTGTGCCCGGCGACACTGGAGCTCAACGCTACGATGGTGAGTCATCATTCCTCCTCCTAGGCGCAATTCCACCAGCGGTGAGATCGAATCGAGCCGCTTCAGCTCCGATCTTCAAATCAAAATCCGGGATCTTGCGGCGGCGATCCAGCAGGACGCTTTCTACGTCTTGACATTCCAGGTCACCCATATGTGTTTAAGAAGTCCCTAATCAAAATCTGGGATCTTGTGGCGGCAATTCCGGTTGACTTGGGGCAAATTGAAGGTATGGTTACGATCTCCACCTTGTGATCTACGTTTTTGATGTTGGGaatttgttgatttgaggAGGTTTAGGCGGAGCTAGTGGTGGTGCGCGTGTC contains:
- the LOC126797636 gene encoding uncharacterized protein LOC126797636 isoform X2 produces the protein MDLAPMKRDIDDLISQFSAAASTRFADMKQVWLSKKFSYIYNARPTCINSLALFMQSLYSHSIGHLVSSDSLSRRLGGLYCLYCLYETQPFKPPFKIYLSLEELKKLRNLVADAKAERVAAASAVVKRMLEKKVFLFGCVETNEGLKGKVDQLRELENARIRTACEKLFGDGRIEEFSHMDLGVEVDLGKVRQMCGEYAELKRVAAEEGGKELVGDVLGKIVKEWDEQRGVFYRETGLSRKMYGEEEQRQQGEEEGEDDSFDKELEQMLSAI
- the LOC126797636 gene encoding uncharacterized protein LOC126797636 isoform X1, translating into MDLAPMKRDIDDLISQFSAAASTRFADMKQVWLSKKFSYIYNARPTCINSLALFMQSLYSHSIGHLVSSDSLSRRLGGLYCLYCLYETQPFKPPFKIYLSLEELKKLRNLVADAKAERVAAASAVVKRMLEKKVFLFGCVETNEGLKGKVDQLRELENARIRTACEKLFGDGRIEEFSHMDLGVEVDLGKVRQMCGEYAELKRVAAEEGGDEEMKGAEGGGKELVGDVLGKIVKEWDEQRGVFYRETGLSRKMYGEEEQRQQGEEEGEDDSFDKELEQMLSAI
- the LOC126797636 gene encoding uncharacterized protein LOC126797636 isoform X3 produces the protein MDLAPMKRDIDDLISQFSAAASTRFADMKQSLYSHSIGHLVSSDSLSRRLGGLYCLYCLYETQPFKPPFKIYLSLEELKKLRNLVADAKAERVAAASAVVKRMLEKKVFLFGCVETNEGLKGKVDQLRELENARIRTACEKLFGDGRIEEFSHMDLGVEVDLGKVRQMCGEYAELKRVAAEEGGDEEMKGAEGGGKELVGDVLGKIVKEWDEQRGVFYRETGLSRKMYGEEEQRQQGEEEGEDDSFDKELEQMLSAI